The region CTTGGTATATCTAACTCAATTTCTCCAAAACGAGTGCTTACAGTCTTTTTCGTAGTACCATTTCTACGATTATCTGTATTTTTGTTCTTTTTATCTCCTTTTACATATCCTAATTCTACCTCTAATTCTGCCTCTAACATCTCTTGTAGTGCATCTTTAAACATTTCTTTAAGATATGTGTGGAGATCATTTACTGTTTTTAAATCTCCATCTACTATCATATTTCTTAAAACTTCCTTTG is a window of Tepidimicrobium xylanilyticum DNA encoding:
- a CDS encoding transposase; protein product: MATLPKEVLRNMIVDGDLKTVNDLHTYLKEMFKDALQEMLEAELEVELGYVKGDKKNKNTDNRRNGTTKKTVSTRFGEIELDIP